In Luteitalea sp. TBR-22, one genomic interval encodes:
- a CDS encoding efflux RND transporter permease subunit — translation MFISDFAIKRPTVTVVAMLALVVFGFFALLKLEVDEFPEIAPPVVSVALPFPGASPDQVERDVIDPIEEGISSISGLKKLDSQSLDSFGLIVAEFEFGKEPAEAVQEIRDKISEIRNELPQELEEPILKRFDPNDFPIVTLALTSTNLTGAQLTQIADPGVTNELRGIRNVAEVVVVGAIEREITVEIDPTAMQTAGVSVGQVVAALQSQNLAVPVGRLQGGISERTIRLRGRLQTPNEFGQIAISQAGGRIVRLADVARVYDGAEEPRTGAAFNSANAVGIEVKKTTNASTTTVSAAVIEKVREVQKTLPPGVELKLIRDAGARVEASVESVQSALIEGAVLTVITVFLFLNSWRSTVITGLALPVSVLASFITVLMFGFKLETMSLLGLSLAIGILIDDAIVVRENIVRHVEMGKDHYTAAREGTSEIGLAVAATTLSIVVVFVPIAFMGGLAQQWFAPLALTIACSVLVSLFVSFSLDPMLSAYWPDPHIPIEQRSFISRGLDRFNRWFDRQADRYKGLIRWALRHRLAMVLLTIASFVGALALPALGLVGGAFLPVSDNSEFQVVVTTPPGSNIEYTRLKTQEVSTIARSLPEVAYTYTSIGGQTESVDEGNVFIKLTPRAERTRRQEEVAADLRAKLLHLGGVEAWINTNFFGNFKQIQLQLTGPDAQQLSVLAERIRDEVRQVPGAVDVGLSTKGRKPEVDVLIDRGLAGSMGITVGQVAQALRPAFAGIDTGDWIDPSGETRDVYVRLAPESRQNIRDLNQLPIGVMGPQGPVLIPLGQVARLTQNIGPARIDHLNRDRVIKIEANTEGRSFNSVLSDVTARVNQKVTLPPGYELSTGGESADQAEVFGGILAALALAILLMYFVLVLQFGSFLDPLAIMVSLPLSLIGVMLAMLFTNTTLNLMSMIGVILLMGIVAKNAILLIDFAKYSMEQGMERREALIEAGRVRLRPILMTSFALVAGMIPVAIGHGEGADFRAPLGRAVIGGVITSTVLTLLVIPTIYDIMAGFRDWAFGLFRRPSKARSHGPASEHIELPEPAATRAGS, via the coding sequence GTGTTCATCTCCGATTTCGCCATCAAGCGGCCCACGGTCACCGTCGTCGCGATGCTGGCGCTCGTGGTCTTCGGCTTCTTCGCGCTGCTGAAGCTCGAGGTCGACGAGTTCCCCGAGATCGCTCCGCCCGTCGTGTCGGTCGCGCTGCCGTTCCCCGGTGCGTCGCCCGACCAGGTCGAGCGCGACGTGATCGATCCGATCGAGGAAGGGATCTCGAGCATCAGCGGGCTGAAGAAGCTCGACTCGCAGTCGCTCGACAGCTTCGGCCTGATCGTCGCCGAGTTCGAGTTCGGCAAGGAGCCGGCCGAGGCGGTGCAGGAGATCCGCGACAAGATCTCCGAGATCCGCAACGAGCTGCCGCAGGAACTCGAGGAGCCGATCCTCAAGCGCTTCGACCCGAACGACTTCCCGATCGTGACGCTGGCGCTGACGTCGACCAACCTCACGGGCGCCCAGCTCACGCAGATCGCCGATCCGGGCGTCACCAACGAACTGCGCGGCATCCGCAACGTCGCGGAGGTCGTGGTGGTCGGGGCGATCGAGCGGGAGATCACCGTCGAGATCGACCCGACCGCCATGCAGACGGCCGGCGTCAGCGTCGGCCAGGTCGTCGCCGCGCTGCAGTCGCAGAACCTTGCGGTGCCGGTGGGACGGCTGCAGGGCGGCATCAGCGAGCGGACCATCCGCCTGCGTGGCCGCCTGCAGACGCCGAACGAGTTCGGGCAGATTGCCATCAGCCAGGCCGGCGGGCGCATCGTCAGGCTGGCCGACGTGGCGCGCGTCTACGACGGCGCCGAGGAGCCCCGGACCGGCGCGGCCTTCAACAGCGCCAACGCCGTCGGCATCGAGGTCAAGAAGACGACCAACGCCTCGACGACCACCGTGAGCGCCGCGGTGATCGAGAAGGTGCGCGAGGTGCAGAAGACGCTGCCGCCCGGCGTCGAGCTCAAGCTGATTCGCGATGCCGGGGCGCGCGTCGAGGCGTCGGTCGAGAGCGTGCAGTCGGCCCTCATCGAGGGCGCCGTGCTGACGGTGATCACGGTGTTCCTGTTCCTGAACTCGTGGCGCTCGACGGTGATCACCGGCCTGGCGCTGCCGGTGTCGGTGCTGGCCTCGTTCATCACCGTGCTGATGTTCGGGTTCAAGCTCGAGACGATGTCGCTGCTCGGCCTGTCGCTGGCCATCGGCATCCTGATCGACGATGCGATCGTCGTGCGCGAGAACATCGTCCGCCACGTCGAGATGGGCAAGGACCACTACACGGCGGCCCGCGAAGGCACGTCGGAGATCGGGCTGGCGGTGGCGGCCACGACGCTGTCGATCGTCGTCGTGTTCGTGCCGATCGCCTTCATGGGCGGCCTGGCGCAGCAGTGGTTCGCGCCGCTCGCGCTGACCATCGCCTGCTCGGTGCTGGTGTCGCTGTTCGTGTCGTTCTCGCTCGACCCGATGCTGTCGGCGTACTGGCCCGATCCGCACATCCCGATCGAGCAGCGCAGCTTCATCTCGCGGGGGCTCGATCGGTTCAACCGCTGGTTCGACCGACAGGCCGACCGGTACAAGGGGCTGATCCGCTGGGCCCTGCGGCACCGCCTCGCGATGGTGCTGCTGACCATCGCGTCGTTCGTCGGCGCACTGGCGCTGCCGGCGCTCGGCCTGGTGGGCGGCGCCTTCCTGCCCGTCTCGGACAACTCGGAGTTCCAGGTGGTGGTGACCACGCCGCCCGGCTCGAACATCGAGTACACGAGGCTGAAGACGCAGGAGGTCTCGACCATCGCCCGCTCGCTGCCGGAGGTCGCCTACACCTACACGAGCATCGGTGGCCAGACCGAGTCGGTCGACGAGGGGAACGTGTTCATCAAGCTGACGCCGCGCGCCGAGCGGACGCGTCGCCAGGAGGAGGTGGCGGCCGACCTGCGCGCCAAGCTGCTGCACCTCGGTGGCGTGGAGGCGTGGATCAACACGAACTTCTTCGGCAACTTCAAGCAGATCCAGCTGCAGCTGACCGGCCCCGACGCGCAGCAGCTGTCGGTGCTGGCCGAGCGCATTCGCGACGAGGTGCGCCAGGTGCCCGGCGCGGTCGACGTCGGCCTCTCCACCAAGGGTCGCAAGCCCGAAGTGGACGTGCTGATCGATCGCGGCCTGGCAGGCTCGATGGGCATCACGGTCGGGCAGGTGGCGCAGGCCCTGCGCCCGGCCTTCGCCGGCATCGACACGGGCGACTGGATCGATCCGAGCGGCGAGACGCGCGACGTCTACGTGCGCCTCGCGCCGGAGTCGCGGCAGAACATCCGCGACCTGAACCAGCTGCCGATCGGCGTGATGGGGCCGCAGGGGCCGGTGCTGATCCCGCTGGGGCAGGTGGCCCGGCTCACGCAGAACATCGGCCCGGCCCGCATCGATCACCTGAACCGGGATCGGGTGATCAAGATCGAGGCGAACACGGAAGGGCGGTCGTTCAACTCCGTGCTCAGCGACGTCACGGCGCGGGTCAACCAGAAGGTCACGTTGCCGCCGGGCTACGAACTCTCGACGGGTGGCGAGTCGGCCGACCAGGCAGAAGTCTTCGGCGGCATCCTCGCGGCGCTGGCGCTGGCCATCCTGCTGATGTACTTCGTGCTCGTGCTGCAGTTCGGGTCGTTCCTCGACCCGCTGGCGATCATGGTGTCGCTGCCGCTGTCGCTGATCGGCGTCATGCTCGCCATGCTGTTCACCAACACGACGCTGAACCTGATGAGCATGATCGGGGTCATCCTGCTGATGGGCATCGTGGCCAAGAACGCCATCCTGCTGATCGACTTCGCGAAGTACTCGATGGAGCAGGGGATGGAACGACGCGAAGCGCTGATCGAGGCCGGCCGTGTCCGGTTGCGGCCGATCCTCATGACCAGTTTCGCGCTGGTCGCCGGGATGATCCCGGTCGCCATCGGCCACGGTGAAGGCGCGGACTTCCGCGCCCCGCTCGGCCGCGCCGTCATCGGCGGCGTCATCACGTCGACGGTGCTCACGCTGCTCGTCATCCCGACGATCTACGACATCATGGCCGGCTTCCGCGACTGGGCGTTCGGCCTGTTCCGCCGCCCGAGCAAGGCGCGCAGCCATGGCCCGGCGAGCGAGCACATCGAATTGCCGGAACCGGCGGCGACGCGGGCGGGCTCGTAG
- a CDS encoding efflux RND transporter periplasmic adaptor subunit produces MNAHARHRRIDLTAALAGVAATLVLAAGCGNGAAKEAEAKAAAPAAPPVLDIGKENTVRVTLDDIRTGPVISGTLAPKDQATVRAEVGGSVLSVSAEQGQAVRRGQVLARIEARTAGEAVTSAESSVRSQEQALELAKRELARAEKLVSAGAVAERAVEAARNEVVRLESEVAGARSRLLNAREALGDATVTAPISGVVAERPVNAGDVVAPGTALYTIVDPTSIQLEASVPSESLAAVRVGAQVTFQVRGYPDQAFTGRIERVSPTADPTTRQVPIWVTVDNRSGRLVAGLFADGRVTQEERRGLVLPLSVIADPETQPSVLRIRGGKVEKVSVRLGLVDAQNERAEVVEGLADGDVLLTGVAQGVTPGTQVRVTDRSQAAAPAATPASAAPKS; encoded by the coding sequence ATGAACGCACATGCGCGGCACCGCCGCATCGACCTGACCGCGGCGCTCGCCGGAGTGGCCGCCACGCTCGTGCTCGCCGCCGGCTGCGGCAATGGCGCGGCCAAGGAAGCGGAGGCCAAGGCCGCCGCGCCCGCGGCGCCGCCCGTGCTCGACATCGGCAAGGAGAACACGGTGCGCGTCACGCTTGACGACATCCGCACCGGACCGGTGATCTCCGGCACCCTCGCGCCCAAGGACCAGGCCACCGTGCGGGCCGAGGTCGGCGGCTCGGTCCTGTCGGTCTCGGCCGAGCAGGGCCAGGCCGTCCGGCGCGGACAGGTGCTCGCGCGCATCGAAGCGCGCACGGCCGGCGAGGCCGTCACCTCGGCCGAGTCGTCGGTGCGCTCGCAGGAGCAGGCGCTCGAGCTCGCCAAGCGCGAACTGGCCCGCGCCGAGAAGCTCGTCTCGGCCGGCGCCGTGGCGGAGCGCGCCGTCGAAGCCGCGCGCAACGAGGTGGTGCGCCTCGAGTCCGAGGTCGCCGGGGCCCGCAGCCGCCTGCTGAACGCGCGCGAGGCGCTCGGCGATGCGACGGTCACCGCGCCGATCAGCGGCGTGGTGGCCGAGCGTCCCGTCAACGCCGGCGACGTCGTGGCGCCGGGCACGGCGCTGTACACGATCGTCGACCCGACCAGCATCCAGTTGGAGGCGTCGGTGCCGTCCGAGTCGCTGGCCGCGGTGCGCGTGGGGGCGCAGGTGACCTTCCAGGTGCGCGGCTATCCCGACCAGGCGTTCACCGGCCGCATCGAGCGCGTCAGCCCGACCGCGGACCCCACCACGCGTCAGGTGCCGATCTGGGTCACCGTCGACAACCGTAGCGGTCGGCTGGTGGCGGGGCTCTTCGCCGACGGGCGCGTCACCCAGGAGGAGCGTCGCGGCCTGGTGTTGCCGCTCAGCGTGATCGCCGACCCGGAGACGCAGCCGTCGGTGTTGCGCATCCGCGGCGGCAAGGTCGAGAAGGTCAGCGTGCGGCTCGGCCTGGTGGACGCGCAGAACGAGCGGGCCGAGGTGGTGGAGGGACTCGCCGACGGCGACGTGCTGCTGACCGGCGTGGCGCAGGGCGTGACACCCGGCACGCAGGTGCGCGTCACCGACCGATCGCAGGCCGCCGCCCCGGCCGCGACGCCGGCATCGGCCGCGCCCAAGTCGTAG
- a CDS encoding TolC family protein has translation MPETSFSSVRAGALLLAVLVASSDRAVAQAPVPSTAPVAPARRITLDDALVMAEGGSEQVAVAEAGVQRADGQISLARSALFPQANGAIGYQRTLQTQFSGIFDTDTPVEPCAGLTVNPGAPIDQRVAELERYLQCPPQNPFGGSSDLPFGQLNTWTATLQIAQNVWDAGQTRARERQARAGRDAASLGVTTTRAQLDLDVAVAYYDAALADRLTTITESTLAQAEETLRQIDVQFQVGQIAEFEVLRARVSRDNQRSAVIRARIQRDLAYLRLKQLINVPADQPIELDANLTEPRGALASRWAATLAQAEAGFALVERTAVKQTEAGVRASEAAVAVTKADFLPHVTASSTFIAYAYDPLPAYNRRDWTVGASVSMPLLDGGRRKANRAIAEATLEESRQQLQLVKELAELDQRSARATWEAARAAWDASAGTVEEAQRAYQIADVRYREGLSTQLELNDARLALERAEAARAQAARDLQLTRARLALLPDLPIGAASGGGATATAVAAGNAQPPQGSASQATAATATQTTGTRQ, from the coding sequence ATGCCTGAGACGTCTTTTTCGTCCGTTCGCGCCGGCGCCCTGCTGCTGGCGGTCCTGGTCGCCTCGTCCGATCGAGCGGTGGCGCAGGCGCCCGTCCCGAGCACGGCGCCGGTTGCGCCCGCCCGCCGGATCACGCTCGATGACGCCCTCGTCATGGCCGAAGGGGGCAGCGAGCAGGTGGCGGTGGCCGAGGCCGGGGTGCAGCGCGCCGACGGCCAGATCTCGCTGGCCCGCAGCGCCCTGTTCCCGCAAGCCAACGGCGCGATCGGCTACCAGCGCACCCTGCAGACGCAGTTCTCGGGCATCTTCGACACCGACACGCCCGTCGAGCCCTGCGCTGGCCTGACGGTGAACCCGGGCGCGCCGATCGACCAGCGCGTCGCCGAGCTCGAACGCTACCTGCAGTGCCCTCCGCAGAACCCGTTCGGCGGCAGCTCGGACCTGCCCTTCGGCCAGCTCAACACCTGGACGGCGACGCTCCAGATCGCCCAGAACGTCTGGGACGCCGGCCAGACCCGGGCCCGCGAGCGCCAGGCGCGCGCCGGTCGCGACGCGGCGTCGTTGGGCGTCACCACGACGCGGGCGCAACTGGACCTCGACGTCGCGGTGGCCTACTACGATGCGGCCCTTGCCGATCGGCTCACGACCATCACCGAGTCGACGCTGGCGCAGGCCGAGGAGACGCTGCGCCAGATCGACGTGCAGTTCCAGGTCGGGCAGATCGCCGAGTTCGAGGTGCTGCGGGCGCGCGTGTCGCGCGACAACCAGCGCTCCGCGGTGATCCGCGCGCGCATCCAGCGCGACCTGGCCTACCTGCGGCTCAAGCAGCTGATCAACGTGCCGGCCGATCAGCCCATCGAGCTCGACGCGAACCTGACCGAGCCGCGCGGCGCGCTCGCCTCCCGATGGGCGGCGACGCTGGCGCAAGCCGAGGCGGGCTTCGCGCTCGTCGAACGCACCGCCGTCAAGCAGACCGAGGCCGGGGTGCGGGCCAGCGAGGCGGCCGTCGCGGTGACCAAGGCCGACTTCCTGCCGCATGTCACGGCGAGCTCGACCTTCATCGCCTACGCGTACGACCCGCTGCCGGCGTACAACCGGCGCGACTGGACCGTCGGCGCCTCGGTGTCCATGCCACTGCTCGATGGCGGCCGGCGCAAGGCCAACCGGGCGATCGCCGAGGCGACGCTCGAGGAGAGCCGCCAGCAACTGCAGTTGGTGAAGGAACTCGCCGAGCTCGATCAACGCAGCGCCCGCGCGACCTGGGAAGCGGCGCGCGCCGCCTGGGATGCCTCGGCGGGCACCGTGGAGGAGGCGCAGCGCGCCTACCAGATCGCCGACGTCCGATACCGCGAGGGCCTCTCGACGCAGCTCGAACTGAACGATGCGCGGCTCGCGCTCGAGCGGGCCGAGGCAGCGCGGGCCCAGGCGGCGCGGGACCTGCAATTGACGCGCGCCCGCCTCGCCCTGCTGCCCGACCTGCCGATTGGCGCCGCCAGCGGCGGCGGCGCGACGGCGACGGCAGTGGCGGCGGGCAACGCCCAGCCGCCGCAGGGATCGGCCAGCCAGGCCACCGCGGCCACGGCGACGCAGACGACGGGGACACGGCAATGA
- a CDS encoding TetR/AcrR family transcriptional regulator — protein MDVREQLLEAAVKVFAQAGFRGATTRRIAQEAGVNEVTLFRQFGSKEGLILEAVLRAVTRLQDEAVLPDIPRDPAAELLDWTRRHYEFMRGNARLIKAAMADAVAHPDMGCLGDRISSSIEQTLRGYLGRLRAAGLCDPDIDIAVAGNVLGGVVFADAMGRDVHPQCYAYSPAEAPERYVAFFLRAIGARGSLAARAAESEAVVHHA, from the coding sequence ATGGACGTGCGTGAACAGTTGCTCGAAGCGGCGGTGAAGGTGTTCGCCCAGGCCGGGTTCCGGGGCGCCACCACCAGGCGCATCGCCCAGGAAGCCGGCGTCAACGAGGTGACCCTCTTCAGGCAGTTCGGCTCCAAGGAAGGCCTCATCCTCGAGGCCGTCCTGCGGGCCGTGACCCGCCTGCAGGACGAGGCGGTGCTCCCCGACATCCCGCGCGACCCGGCGGCCGAACTGCTCGACTGGACCCGTCGGCACTACGAGTTCATGCGCGGCAACGCCCGCCTGATCAAGGCCGCGATGGCCGACGCTGTCGCCCATCCCGACATGGGCTGCCTGGGCGACCGCATCAGCTCGAGCATCGAGCAGACGCTGCGCGGCTACCTCGGGCGCCTTCGCGCCGCCGGTCTCTGCGATCCGGACATCGACATCGCCGTCGCCGGCAACGTGCTCGGCGGCGTCGTCTTCGCCGATGCCATGGGCCGCGACGTCCACCCCCAGTGTTACGCGTACTCGCCGGCCGAGGCTCCCGAGCGATACGTGGCGTTCTTCCTGCGCGCGATTGGCGCGCGTGGCTCCCTCGCCGCTCGCGCGGCCGAGTCGGAAGCCGTGGTGCATCATGCCTGA
- a CDS encoding ATP-grasp domain-containing protein — MRRLRVLCLMHDYLVPPEDDSKYDISVPWKTEFDVKNTLDVMGHEVRVAGVGDDLGVIRAAIKDFSPHIVFNLMENFTEVGVFDQNIVSYLELLKVPYTGCNPRGLMLSRDKALSKQLLAYHRIPVPDFAVFRVGRPVQRPKRLAFPLIVKSLTQEASIGISQASVVESDDKLRERVHFIHHSVGTDAIVERYIPGRELYVGIVGNLSLKVFPVWELNLGNLPRENWRIATERVKWSGPYQEKHGIMSGPAAGLEPGQAERIQRLCKRVYRTLDLSGYARIDLRLTDDGRMYVLEANANPQIAYGEDFAESAEAAGLNYEQLLQRIINYGLAWRPERRG; from the coding sequence ATGCGTCGCCTGCGCGTGCTGTGCCTCATGCACGACTACCTCGTGCCTCCCGAGGACGACAGCAAGTACGACATCTCCGTCCCGTGGAAGACCGAGTTCGACGTCAAGAACACCCTCGACGTGATGGGACACGAGGTGCGGGTCGCCGGCGTGGGTGACGATCTCGGGGTGATCCGGGCGGCCATCAAGGACTTCTCGCCGCACATCGTCTTCAACCTGATGGAGAACTTCACCGAGGTGGGGGTGTTCGACCAGAACATCGTCAGCTACCTCGAGCTCCTGAAGGTCCCCTACACGGGCTGCAACCCGCGCGGGCTCATGCTCTCGCGCGACAAGGCGCTGTCCAAGCAACTGCTCGCCTACCACCGCATTCCGGTGCCCGACTTCGCGGTCTTCCGGGTCGGCCGGCCGGTGCAACGGCCCAAGCGCCTCGCCTTCCCGCTGATCGTCAAGTCGCTGACGCAGGAGGCCTCGATCGGCATCTCGCAGGCCTCGGTGGTCGAGAGCGACGACAAGCTGCGCGAGCGGGTGCACTTCATCCACCACTCGGTGGGCACCGACGCCATCGTCGAGCGCTACATCCCCGGCCGCGAGTTGTACGTGGGCATCGTCGGCAACCTGTCGCTGAAGGTCTTCCCGGTGTGGGAGCTGAACCTGGGCAACCTGCCGCGCGAGAACTGGCGCATCGCCACCGAACGCGTCAAGTGGAGCGGGCCGTACCAGGAGAAACACGGGATCATGAGCGGCCCGGCCGCCGGCCTCGAGCCGGGGCAGGCCGAGCGCATCCAGCGCCTCTGCAAGCGGGTGTACCGCACGCTGGACCTCAGCGGCTACGCCCGCATCGACCTGCGCCTCACCGACGACGGCCGGATGTACGTGCTGGAGGCCAACGCCAACCCGCAGATCGCCTACGGCGAGGACTTCGCCGAGTCGGCCGAGGCCGCGGGCCTGAACTACGAGCAGTTGCTGCAGCGCATCATCAACTACGGCCTCGCCTGGCGGCCGGAACGGCGGGGTTGA
- a CDS encoding DUF485 domain-containing protein — MRTPRVALWLFGLYLLVYVGFMALSAFAPAAMAATPLAGLPVSLLYGLLLIGLAFLLAALYLRVAR; from the coding sequence ATGCGCACTCCACGCGTCGCCCTCTGGCTCTTCGGCCTGTACCTGCTCGTGTACGTCGGCTTCATGGCCCTCAGCGCCTTCGCGCCGGCCGCGATGGCCGCCACGCCGCTGGCCGGGCTGCCGGTTTCGCTCCTGTACGGCCTGCTGCTGATCGGCCTGGCCTTCCTGCTCGCCGCGCTGTACCTGCGCGTGGCCCGCTGA
- a CDS encoding cation acetate symporter, with protein sequence MVYVTSPLAVGVFLSFVLGVLILSWWLGRSAKSASGYYAAHGQIHWFVNGIAFAGDYLSAASFLGICGMIAFYGYDGFLYSIGYLAGWVVALFVVAEPLKQMGRFTFADALDARFHSRGIKLAAAISTLVVSLFYLIPQMVGAGVLIKPLLGFSHASGVLIVGVVVTIIVVTAGMVSTTWVQFIKGGLLVAFCFLLTVMILRRGFEVPAGLPVVPQSAEAVQQTGRVVVDPDWPEDRWLQVQQASGAIHSYRRLPDGRVRLTQVVTTGGGQTLVDGLPQGVGANAHDLTPVGAVSALPGGGSSTGPLGPIAFLRTFHGATIETWTSEKRPLSGGRVATVYTPREQTGADLLQPGASPTFSGVRSAKLFDKLDFLSLMLALFAGTASLPHILIRYYTVKDVMAVRKSTVVGIGAIGLFYVLTLYLGLGAMTSGALDVSNTNMAAPLLARSFSEPLFAVISAIAFTTVLGTVSGLILAASGAVVHDLLTHVWRMELTDDAKVRAGKLVAVVVGIVAMLLGIAFEKLNVSFLVGWAFNVAASANLPSLVMLLFWKRTTKQGIVAAIMVGMASSLGWILASAQAYKDVYGWPPEQALVPFSQPGIVTIPLGFLVLIVVSLLTPRPVVRTA encoded by the coding sequence ATGGTCTACGTCACCTCGCCGCTGGCCGTCGGCGTGTTCCTGTCGTTCGTGCTCGGCGTGCTGATCCTGAGCTGGTGGCTCGGGCGCAGCGCCAAGTCCGCCAGCGGCTACTACGCCGCGCACGGCCAGATCCACTGGTTCGTCAACGGCATCGCGTTTGCCGGTGATTACCTGTCGGCCGCGTCGTTCCTCGGCATCTGCGGGATGATCGCGTTCTACGGCTACGACGGCTTCCTCTACTCCATCGGGTACCTGGCCGGCTGGGTCGTCGCGCTGTTCGTGGTGGCCGAGCCACTGAAGCAGATGGGCAGGTTCACCTTCGCCGACGCGCTCGACGCCCGTTTCCACTCGCGCGGCATCAAGCTGGCAGCGGCGATCAGCACGCTGGTCGTGAGCCTCTTCTACCTGATCCCGCAGATGGTCGGCGCCGGCGTCCTGATCAAGCCGCTGCTCGGCTTCTCGCACGCCAGCGGCGTGCTGATCGTCGGGGTCGTCGTGACGATCATCGTCGTCACGGCGGGGATGGTGTCGACCACCTGGGTGCAGTTCATCAAGGGCGGGTTGCTGGTGGCCTTCTGCTTCCTGCTCACCGTGATGATCCTGCGTCGCGGGTTCGAGGTGCCGGCCGGACTGCCGGTCGTGCCGCAGTCCGCGGAGGCCGTGCAGCAGACGGGGCGCGTGGTGGTGGATCCCGACTGGCCCGAGGACCGATGGCTGCAGGTGCAGCAGGCCAGCGGTGCCATCCACAGCTACCGTCGCCTGCCCGACGGCCGGGTACGGCTCACGCAGGTGGTCACCACCGGCGGCGGCCAGACGCTCGTCGACGGCCTGCCGCAGGGCGTCGGCGCCAACGCCCATGACCTGACGCCGGTGGGCGCGGTGTCGGCGCTGCCCGGCGGCGGGTCGTCGACCGGCCCGCTCGGCCCGATCGCCTTCCTGCGCACCTTCCACGGCGCGACGATCGAGACGTGGACCTCGGAGAAGCGCCCGCTCTCGGGCGGGCGCGTCGCCACCGTCTATACGCCGCGCGAGCAGACCGGCGCCGACCTCCTGCAGCCCGGCGCCAGCCCCACCTTCAGTGGCGTGCGCAGCGCAAAGCTGTTCGACAAGCTCGACTTCCTCTCGCTGATGCTGGCGCTGTTTGCCGGCACCGCGTCGCTGCCCCACATCCTGATCCGCTACTACACCGTCAAGGACGTGATGGCGGTCCGCAAGTCGACGGTCGTGGGCATCGGCGCCATCGGGCTGTTCTACGTGCTCACGCTGTACCTGGGCCTGGGCGCGATGACCAGCGGCGCCCTCGACGTGAGCAACACGAACATGGCCGCGCCACTGCTCGCCCGCAGCTTCAGCGAGCCGCTGTTCGCCGTCATCTCGGCCATCGCCTTCACCACGGTGCTCGGCACGGTGAGCGGCCTGATCCTCGCGGCCAGCGGCGCGGTGGTGCACGACCTGCTCACGCACGTCTGGCGCATGGAGCTCACCGACGATGCGAAGGTGCGGGCCGGCAAGCTGGTAGCGGTGGTGGTGGGCATCGTCGCGATGCTGCTCGGCATCGCGTTCGAGAAGCTGAACGTGTCCTTCCTGGTGGGGTGGGCCTTCAACGTGGCGGCGTCGGCCAACCTGCCGTCGCTGGTGATGCTGCTGTTCTGGAAGCGGACCACCAAGCAGGGGATCGTCGCGGCGATCATGGTCGGCATGGCCAGCTCGCTCGGCTGGATCCTGGCAAGCGCGCAGGCCTACAAGGACGTGTACGGGTGGCCGCCGGAACAGGCCCTGGTGCCCTTCAGCCAGCCCGGCATCGTCACCATTCCGCTGGGGTTTCTGGTGCTGATCGTCGTCTCGCTGCTGACCCCGCGGCCGGTGGTTCGCACCGCCTGA